In Primulina eburnea isolate SZY01 chromosome 5, ASM2296580v1, whole genome shotgun sequence, a single window of DNA contains:
- the LOC140832885 gene encoding uncharacterized protein isoform X1, which yields MPPVDCPSPAPTPRASRWKSSFEMIKEDDHCVLNVSPRPSRHENRPILRMETKSVSKLSNFSDTEKDQCFESISCLLPDGKMTSKSSEELVTEIAKLEIEIVHLEQYLLSLYRTAFLQHLPSISGNHGVSGQQITGKPPLGFVPSDQTSHMMKLRIPKSYNDHHDQSSPTSALAGPNDLIHVATTKSSFGSEKRKTYSRHRSLGDHLGNISTNDALVYPDRLSEEIVRCISSIYCKLANPYLTHKGYSASSTSSFCSSSTFSPRNLSGSWSPQCNDETTERCDFEALKQENGPYAAMIEVLKICLDDETYSYAATMLQKFRSLVKSLEIVDPKKMRREEKLAFWINIHNALVMHAYLAYGTQNYIKSTSIVKAAYNVGGHNINAFDIQSSILGIRSHYSAPWLQTILSPGKKFKSGSSKHTYAIEYPEPLVHFALSSGAYSDPAVRLYKASTIFEDLKVAREEFIQATVYVHKETKIYLPKILCYYGKDMSLDMAALLEAVGECLVGIQRKAVKTCVKGRPEKHVYWLEQTSSFRYLIHKEIAAQGS from the exons ATGCCTCCAGTGGACTGCCCTTCTCCTGCACCGACTCCGCGTGCATCCAGATGGAAGAG cagttttgagatgattaaagAGGATGATCATTGTGTACTCAACGTGTCGCCGAGGCCTTCCCGCCATGAAAATCGTCCT ATTTTGCGCATGGAGACTAAATCTGTTAGCAAGTTATCCAATTTTTCGGATACAGAAAAGGATCAGTGCTTTGAATCAATCAGTTGTCTTCTTCCAGATGGCAAGATGACTTCTAAG TCTTCAGAAGAACTTGTGACAGAAATTGCCAAGCTTGAGATTGAAATAGTGCACTTGGAACAATATCTTCTTTCTCTGTACCGTACCGCTTTTCTGCAGCATCTCCCAAGTATTTCAGGAAACCATGGGGTCAGTGGACAACAAATAACTGGAAAACCACCTTTGGGGTTTGTGCCGTCTGATCAAACTTCGCACATGATGAAATTGAGAATCCCAAAAAGCTATAATGACCATCATGATCAGAGTTCGCCTACAAGTGCTTTAGCTGGCCCTAATGATTTGATTCACGTTGCAACCACAAAGTCATCATTTGGAAGT GAGAAGAGAAAAACTTATTCTCGTCATCGTAGCTTAGGAGATCATCTTGGAAATATCAGCACCAATGATGCTCTTGTTTATCCCGACAGACTATCTGAGGAAATCGTAAGATGCATATCTTCAATTTACTGCAAATTGGCCAACCCCTATCTCACTCACAAAGGCTATTCAGCCTCGTCTACTTCATCATTCTGCTCCTCCAGCACTTTTTCTCCCAGAAATTTATCTGGTAGTTGGAGTCCTCAATGTAATGATGAAACTACGGAGCGTTGCGATTTTGAAGCCCTCAAACAGGAGAATGGTCCGTACGCTGCAATGATCGAAGTTTTAAAGATATGTTTAGATGATGAAACTTACAGTTATGCGGCCACAATGCTACAGAAATTCAG GTCCCTGGTTAAGAGTCTTGAGATTGTTGACCCTAAGAAGATGCGGCGTGAAGAAAAGCTTGCcttttggatcaatattcacaatGCCTTGGTTATGCAC GCTTATTTAGCATACGGCACTCAAAACTATATAAAAAGCACTTCCATTGTGAAG GCTGCGTATAATGTGGGTGGACATAACATAAATGCTTTTGACATACAAAGCTCCATTCTGGGAATCAGATCACACTATTCTGCACCG TGGCTCCAAACAATTCTCTCTCCCGGAAAGAAGTTCAAAAGTGGGAGCTCTAAGCATACTTATGCCATCGAATACCCTGAGCCACTTGTTCACTTTGCACTTAGTTCGGGTGCTTATTCAGATCCTGCG GTGCGGCTTTACAAGGCAAGCACAATATTTGAGGACCTGAAAGTTGCGAGAGAAGAATTCATACAAGCTACGGTTTATGTTCACAAGGAAACAAAGATCTACCTTCCAAAAATCCTGTGCTATTACGGAAAGGATATGTCACTTGACATGGCTGCGCTTTTAGAAGCAGTTGgcgaatgtttagttggtataCAACGAAAAGCTGTTAAAACATGTGTGAAGGGTCGACCTGAGAAGCATGTTTATTGGTTAGAACAGACCTCATCTTTTCGATACTTGATCCATAAAGAAATAGCAGCTCAAGGAAGCTAA
- the LOC140832885 gene encoding uncharacterized protein isoform X2, translated as MPPVDCPSPAPTPRASRWKSFEMIKEDDHCVLNVSPRPSRHENRPILRMETKSVSKLSNFSDTEKDQCFESISCLLPDGKMTSKSSEELVTEIAKLEIEIVHLEQYLLSLYRTAFLQHLPSISGNHGVSGQQITGKPPLGFVPSDQTSHMMKLRIPKSYNDHHDQSSPTSALAGPNDLIHVATTKSSFGSEKRKTYSRHRSLGDHLGNISTNDALVYPDRLSEEIVRCISSIYCKLANPYLTHKGYSASSTSSFCSSSTFSPRNLSGSWSPQCNDETTERCDFEALKQENGPYAAMIEVLKICLDDETYSYAATMLQKFRSLVKSLEIVDPKKMRREEKLAFWINIHNALVMHAYLAYGTQNYIKSTSIVKAAYNVGGHNINAFDIQSSILGIRSHYSAPWLQTILSPGKKFKSGSSKHTYAIEYPEPLVHFALSSGAYSDPAVRLYKASTIFEDLKVAREEFIQATVYVHKETKIYLPKILCYYGKDMSLDMAALLEAVGECLVGIQRKAVKTCVKGRPEKHVYWLEQTSSFRYLIHKEIAAQGS; from the exons ATGCCTCCAGTGGACTGCCCTTCTCCTGCACCGACTCCGCGTGCATCCAGATGGAAGAG ttttgagatgattaaagAGGATGATCATTGTGTACTCAACGTGTCGCCGAGGCCTTCCCGCCATGAAAATCGTCCT ATTTTGCGCATGGAGACTAAATCTGTTAGCAAGTTATCCAATTTTTCGGATACAGAAAAGGATCAGTGCTTTGAATCAATCAGTTGTCTTCTTCCAGATGGCAAGATGACTTCTAAG TCTTCAGAAGAACTTGTGACAGAAATTGCCAAGCTTGAGATTGAAATAGTGCACTTGGAACAATATCTTCTTTCTCTGTACCGTACCGCTTTTCTGCAGCATCTCCCAAGTATTTCAGGAAACCATGGGGTCAGTGGACAACAAATAACTGGAAAACCACCTTTGGGGTTTGTGCCGTCTGATCAAACTTCGCACATGATGAAATTGAGAATCCCAAAAAGCTATAATGACCATCATGATCAGAGTTCGCCTACAAGTGCTTTAGCTGGCCCTAATGATTTGATTCACGTTGCAACCACAAAGTCATCATTTGGAAGT GAGAAGAGAAAAACTTATTCTCGTCATCGTAGCTTAGGAGATCATCTTGGAAATATCAGCACCAATGATGCTCTTGTTTATCCCGACAGACTATCTGAGGAAATCGTAAGATGCATATCTTCAATTTACTGCAAATTGGCCAACCCCTATCTCACTCACAAAGGCTATTCAGCCTCGTCTACTTCATCATTCTGCTCCTCCAGCACTTTTTCTCCCAGAAATTTATCTGGTAGTTGGAGTCCTCAATGTAATGATGAAACTACGGAGCGTTGCGATTTTGAAGCCCTCAAACAGGAGAATGGTCCGTACGCTGCAATGATCGAAGTTTTAAAGATATGTTTAGATGATGAAACTTACAGTTATGCGGCCACAATGCTACAGAAATTCAG GTCCCTGGTTAAGAGTCTTGAGATTGTTGACCCTAAGAAGATGCGGCGTGAAGAAAAGCTTGCcttttggatcaatattcacaatGCCTTGGTTATGCAC GCTTATTTAGCATACGGCACTCAAAACTATATAAAAAGCACTTCCATTGTGAAG GCTGCGTATAATGTGGGTGGACATAACATAAATGCTTTTGACATACAAAGCTCCATTCTGGGAATCAGATCACACTATTCTGCACCG TGGCTCCAAACAATTCTCTCTCCCGGAAAGAAGTTCAAAAGTGGGAGCTCTAAGCATACTTATGCCATCGAATACCCTGAGCCACTTGTTCACTTTGCACTTAGTTCGGGTGCTTATTCAGATCCTGCG GTGCGGCTTTACAAGGCAAGCACAATATTTGAGGACCTGAAAGTTGCGAGAGAAGAATTCATACAAGCTACGGTTTATGTTCACAAGGAAACAAAGATCTACCTTCCAAAAATCCTGTGCTATTACGGAAAGGATATGTCACTTGACATGGCTGCGCTTTTAGAAGCAGTTGgcgaatgtttagttggtataCAACGAAAAGCTGTTAAAACATGTGTGAAGGGTCGACCTGAGAAGCATGTTTATTGGTTAGAACAGACCTCATCTTTTCGATACTTGATCCATAAAGAAATAGCAGCTCAAGGAAGCTAA